Proteins encoded in a region of the Candidatus Methanoperedens sp. genome:
- a CDS encoding helix-turn-helix domain-containing protein, with protein sequence MTADDLIRAAIESDEAFIREFGRIIKDELRITAAEFSEKSGIPPSTIYKLLSGHREPNIKTLRQIVSVLRKLEGTQKTEFIAVIAARPVLDYISEKKLKVGGKLLTIREYSATSMEDAIVAAIKAERDGAKALVCAPIVSTTVEKVLRIPVATIMPRDSLIAAIELAAKKMG encoded by the coding sequence ATGACAGCAGATGACCTCATAAGAGCGGCTATTGAATCGGATGAGGCTTTTATCAGGGAATTTGGAAGGATAATTAAAGACGAACTGCGCATCACAGCCGCTGAATTCAGTGAAAAATCAGGCATACCCCCAAGCACCATCTATAAATTATTGTCCGGACACCGGGAGCCCAATATCAAGACTCTCAGGCAGATCGTCTCGGTTCTCAGGAAACTGGAAGGGACACAAAAGACAGAGTTCATAGCTGTAATCGCAGCCCGTCCTGTGCTTGATTACATCAGCGAGAAAAAACTAAAGGTCGGAGGCAAGCTCCTGACGATCCGGGAATACTCGGCTACCTCAATGGAAGATGCCATCGTTGCCGCGATCAAAGCAGAAAGGGACGGGGCGAAAGCGCTTGTATGCGCGCCAATAGTGAGCACAACGGTCGAAAAGGTGCTCCGCATACCTGTTGCTACGATCATGCCAAGGGACAGCCTGATAGCGGCAATAGAACTTGCTGCCAAGAAAATGGGATGA
- a CDS encoding type IV pilin N-terminal domain-containing protein: protein MRELSGCETAVSPVIGVSLLVGLTVIMASIIALSVLSVSGLYPSKIPPEARILATEAKGDLDTLYKNCIVLRHRGGDFLYENNTRIIIAGKGYTYSGSDPYLSAKDMVVTYRDISGDNYGGVDGNNTGEIVDGVSWDAGESISLCGSDGRNIGSPLENVDQGNTVDSKWKLEAGSTVSITVVDTQTNQIIAFSQLVVKPG, encoded by the coding sequence GTGAGAGAATTAAGCGGGTGTGAAACGGCAGTATCGCCGGTTATCGGCGTGTCTCTGCTCGTGGGTTTGACGGTCATAATGGCTTCAATTATCGCTTTATCCGTATTAAGTGTTTCAGGGTTATATCCTTCCAAGATCCCGCCGGAAGCCAGGATCTTAGCGACGGAAGCAAAAGGTGACCTGGATACACTATATAAGAATTGCATAGTGTTAAGACACAGGGGTGGAGATTTTCTTTATGAGAACAATACTAGAATTATCATTGCAGGGAAGGGTTATACATATTCAGGAAGCGACCCTTACCTCTCGGCAAAGGACATGGTTGTTACTTACAGGGACATTTCAGGGGATAATTACGGTGGCGTAGATGGGAATAATACTGGGGAAATAGTGGATGGGGTTTCCTGGGATGCCGGCGAAAGTATATCATTATGCGGATCGGATGGACGGAACATAGGCAGCCCTTTAGAGAATGTGGACCAGGGCAATACAGTTGACAGTAAATGGAAATTGGAAGCAGGCTCAACGGTTTCAATTACGGTCGTAGATACTCAAACAAACCAGATAATAGCCTTTTCGCAACTTGTAGTTAAACCCGGCTAA
- a CDS encoding ABC transporter permease produces MKAGSGGKGLIINILSLIGFLLLWYVLVILARNDIFNIPFMRLRDVPTPLETWYALIGSLFTRIYGPSFTYGILEHTGASLQRVIEGGIIAFIVGVPLGIGVGYSKLVGNILNPIIEIVRNMPPMAWIPLAIFILVTGGSIFIVFIGMVFPIILNTVYGVKSTDPRLIDAAKTLGASESKIVTMVVIPSALPSIIAGLRIGLGVGWMAIVAAEMVIRSPIGLGYFIWNMGDLGRYAEMVAGMIVIGVIGYLMNGSIILFQKRFIKWVD; encoded by the coding sequence ATGAAAGCAGGTTCTGGCGGAAAAGGATTAATCATTAATATCCTTTCCCTTATCGGTTTCTTGCTGCTGTGGTATGTCCTGGTCATACTGGCAAGGAATGATATTTTCAACATCCCGTTCATGCGCCTGCGGGATGTGCCGACCCCGCTTGAAACATGGTATGCGCTCATAGGTTCGTTATTCACAAGGATTTACGGTCCATCCTTTACGTATGGTATCCTTGAACATACGGGCGCCAGTCTTCAGCGGGTTATAGAGGGAGGGATCATTGCTTTTATAGTAGGGGTCCCGTTAGGTATCGGCGTAGGATATTCAAAGCTGGTAGGCAATATCCTTAATCCCATAATCGAAATCGTACGCAACATGCCGCCCATGGCATGGATACCTCTTGCAATATTCATACTTGTGACAGGTGGTTCGATCTTCATCGTTTTTATTGGAATGGTTTTCCCCATAATCCTCAATACGGTATATGGGGTAAAATCTACCGACCCAAGATTGATCGACGCAGCGAAGACGCTCGGTGCATCGGAATCAAAAATTGTGACAATGGTGGTCATACCTTCAGCCCTCCCATCCATAATAGCCGGTCTGCGTATCGGATTGGGTGTGGGATGGATGGCCATCGTGGCAGCTGAAATGGTTATCAGAAGCCCGATCGGTCTTGGTTATTTCATCTGGAACATGGGGGACCTCGGGCGGTATGCCGAAATGGTAGCTGGAATGATCGTGATCGGGGTGATCGGATACCTGATGAATGGCAGCATAATCCTTTTTCAGAAGAGGTTCATTAAATGGGTAGATTGA
- a CDS encoding YkgJ family cysteine cluster protein: MKDRLGHLKRALDEALKMDEIRLADEIEAIGFKCQGCARCCRVEYGDNTVAVFPFEIRQICRKTGMKPEDIVIPTPSEDRDADGNIHTFEWILRSKGDCIFLIKGLCEIYESRPYICQTYPFYLLDGRLMVSECEGIGGDISDKESRKLAGPLKERYIIEIKESIKLIERFRGFKPGGKGTICVHDSEGEHWMNE, translated from the coding sequence ATGAAGGATAGATTAGGTCACCTGAAAAGGGCCCTTGACGAAGCTCTTAAAATGGATGAGATTCGCCTTGCGGATGAAATAGAAGCCATTGGGTTCAAGTGCCAGGGATGCGCCCGTTGTTGCAGAGTGGAATACGGTGATAATACTGTGGCCGTCTTTCCATTCGAAATACGGCAAATATGCAGGAAAACGGGGATGAAGCCTGAAGATATTGTAATCCCCACACCTTCAGAAGACAGGGATGCGGATGGAAATATCCACACTTTTGAATGGATTCTAAGGAGCAAAGGGGATTGTATTTTCTTGATAAAGGGTTTATGCGAGATCTATGAAAGCAGGCCGTATATCTGTCAGACCTATCCTTTCTATTTGCTGGATGGGCGCCTGATGGTCTCTGAATGCGAAGGAATAGGTGGCGATATTAGTGATAAAGAAAGTAGGAAATTAGCGGGCCCGCTGAAAGAGCGATATATCATTGAGATCAAAGAATCTATTAAACTTATTGAAAGGTTCAGGGGGTTCAAGCCTGGAGGAAAAGGGACCATATGCGTTCACGACAGCGAAGGGGAGCACTGGATGAACGAATAG
- the flaJ gene encoding archaellar assembly protein FlaJ, translating to MLKKAFDCMGTTQEQYMLKVALPLAFMGLFFPIIMLFILRGLLTGIFLYVLLLVPVLCIGLIFFYPISVMGAKRTQIDQNMHYYVTHMGVLAASNMGRKEVIHSLSTQEAYGYLAIETGRIYSLMNDWNLSLAQACRFIAKRTPSAIFSDFLDRLAHSAEAGEPFDQFIWTEQKVVMNEFDTMYKKSLGEIQMTKEIFIAMMTALIFLTSISLIMPVITGMDPITLMAGSIVTFLGAEGVLVYFMKSKAPRDKIWHTLDIETEADRFIRMSFPISIMGCAIVSILLILVGGGLPVTIMIAIALSPLAITGYYARREEEMIKRKDDNFPGFVRALGSTAGARGGIIRDSLRNLTYHDFGPLTVDVNDLYKRLETRINKYMSWNYFAAGTGSNLIERFATIFAEGIDKGGKPEVIGEIIGDNFMKIISLRKLRYSLATSLVGEVYGLTGGIAFTMFLTLAIVKMLIDIFTNANVPSGMSSIISLSSVVDINFLSLLLMTLMVGHSFLSAILLRAVDGGSIFNSYIHFVGMVWLSAISAELSFAAMVRLLG from the coding sequence ATGTTGAAAAAAGCATTTGATTGTATGGGCACGACCCAGGAGCAGTACATGTTGAAGGTAGCCCTACCTCTTGCATTTATGGGTCTTTTTTTCCCCATAATTATGCTTTTCATTCTAAGGGGCCTCTTAACAGGGATATTCCTTTACGTGCTTTTACTCGTACCCGTGCTCTGCATCGGGCTCATTTTCTTTTACCCTATTTCCGTGATGGGAGCCAAAAGGACCCAGATAGACCAGAATATGCATTATTATGTCACACACATGGGCGTGCTTGCGGCTTCCAACATGGGGAGGAAGGAGGTCATTCACAGCCTTTCAACGCAAGAGGCGTATGGTTATCTCGCCATAGAAACAGGGAGGATATATTCATTGATGAATGACTGGAACCTGAGCCTGGCACAGGCATGCAGGTTCATAGCGAAAAGAACGCCCTCGGCAATCTTTTCAGATTTTCTTGACAGGCTTGCGCACTCGGCCGAGGCAGGGGAACCCTTTGACCAGTTCATCTGGACAGAACAGAAGGTCGTGATGAATGAATTCGATACCATGTATAAGAAATCTCTTGGAGAGATCCAGATGACAAAGGAGATATTCATCGCAATGATGACAGCCCTTATCTTCCTTACATCAATTTCGCTTATAATGCCTGTAATTACAGGCATGGACCCGATCACACTAATGGCTGGTTCTATAGTTACATTCCTTGGAGCTGAAGGTGTTCTCGTCTATTTCATGAAAAGCAAAGCACCCAGAGATAAGATATGGCATACCCTGGACATAGAGACCGAGGCGGACAGATTTATCCGGATGTCTTTTCCAATATCGATAATGGGATGCGCAATAGTATCCATTCTGTTGATACTCGTTGGAGGAGGACTTCCTGTAACCATTATGATCGCCATAGCTCTGTCGCCTCTCGCGATAACGGGGTATTATGCCAGGAGAGAGGAAGAAATGATAAAAAGAAAGGATGATAATTTTCCCGGCTTCGTGCGCGCTCTTGGCTCCACGGCGGGAGCACGCGGTGGTATCATCCGGGATTCGCTGCGCAACCTCACATACCATGATTTTGGGCCCCTGACTGTTGATGTCAATGACCTGTATAAACGGCTTGAAACAAGGATCAATAAATATATGTCCTGGAATTATTTTGCAGCAGGCACAGGCAGTAACCTGATCGAACGGTTTGCCACCATATTTGCGGAGGGGATAGATAAGGGGGGAAAACCTGAGGTCATAGGGGAAATAATCGGGGATAACTTCATGAAGATCATCTCGCTGAGAAAACTCCGCTATTCTCTGGCAACCAGCCTGGTGGGAGAAGTATACGGACTGACCGGCGGCATTGCTTTCACCATGTTCCTTACCCTTGCTATTGTCAAAATGCTAATTGATATTTTTACAAATGCAAATGTGCCTTCAGGCATGTCCTCCATCATCTCGCTCAGCAGTGTCGTTGATATCAATTTCCTTTCATTGCTGCTTATGACGTTGATGGTTGGCCACTCATTTCTCTCTGCCATTTTATTGAGGGCTGTGGATGGAGGGAGTATTTTTAATTCCTACATTCACTTTGTAGGCATGGTATGGCTGTCTGCCATTTCAGCAGAATTATCATTTGCCGCAATGGTTCGTCTGTTAGGGTGA
- a CDS encoding 3-isopropylmalate dehydratase large subunit yields MPQTVSEKIFTKASGKKVNAGDFVLANIDCAMTHDITGPLAVEGFREIVKGKKKQKVWDPEKIVILFDHQVPADSLNAAANHIFLREFAKEQGILNYDVFEGVCHQVMPEKGHVRPGDLIVGSDSHTCAYGALGAFSTGIGSTDMAFVFATGKLWFRVPETFRFEVNGKLPRCVYPKDIILHLIGDVGAEGARYKTAEFCGSAVRNMDIPGRMTMCNMAIEMGGKAGIVEADRITEKYLRERVKDFKLDPRWKSDTEANFAETGEYDISDLPPQVACPHNVDNVKSVEEVEGTKVDQVFVGSCTNGRFEDMEIVAKLMKGEKVAKGVRLLIIPASHTEYVKTLRAGYVEQFMEAGAIVESPCCGPCMGGSFGLLGKGEVGLSTSNRNFKGRQGSPDAFVYLSSPATAAASALYGEIKDPRTV; encoded by the coding sequence ATGCCTCAAACGGTTTCAGAAAAGATCTTCACGAAAGCTTCCGGTAAGAAAGTAAATGCGGGAGATTTTGTACTTGCCAATATTGACTGTGCCATGACACACGACATTACCGGCCCTCTCGCTGTCGAAGGTTTCCGGGAGATCGTAAAAGGGAAAAAAAAGCAGAAAGTATGGGACCCTGAAAAGATCGTGATCCTTTTTGATCACCAGGTGCCGGCGGATTCACTGAATGCAGCCGCAAACCACATTTTTCTGCGCGAGTTCGCAAAAGAGCAGGGGATCCTGAATTATGATGTGTTTGAAGGCGTTTGTCACCAGGTTATGCCGGAGAAAGGACATGTCAGACCGGGCGACCTCATTGTTGGTTCAGATTCGCATACATGCGCTTATGGCGCCCTCGGGGCCTTCTCCACAGGTATTGGCAGCACTGACATGGCGTTCGTTTTTGCCACAGGCAAGCTCTGGTTCCGCGTGCCTGAGACTTTCAGGTTTGAAGTTAATGGGAAGCTTCCCAGGTGTGTATATCCCAAGGATATCATTCTGCATCTCATAGGCGATGTGGGGGCTGAAGGGGCAAGATATAAGACAGCGGAGTTCTGCGGTTCAGCAGTGAGAAATATGGATATCCCGGGGAGGATGACCATGTGCAATATGGCCATTGAGATGGGCGGGAAAGCCGGTATCGTGGAGGCTGACAGGATAACTGAGAAATATCTCCGTGAAAGGGTGAAGGATTTTAAACTCGATCCGCGGTGGAAGAGCGATACTGAGGCAAATTTCGCAGAGACCGGGGAATACGATATTTCCGACCTGCCGCCACAGGTAGCATGCCCGCATAATGTGGATAATGTGAAATCAGTGGAAGAGGTGGAGGGAACAAAGGTGGATCAGGTCTTCGTGGGTTCATGCACCAATGGGAGGTTCGAAGATATGGAAATAGTCGCCAAGCTAATGAAAGGTGAAAAAGTCGCAAAGGGTGTTCGCCTATTGATAATACCCGCCTCTCATACCGAGTATGTGAAAACTCTAAGGGCCGGATATGTCGAGCAGTTCATGGAAGCCGGGGCCATAGTTGAATCGCCATGCTGCGGACCTTGCATGGGTGGTTCTTTCGGCCTACTTGGCAAAGGCGAGGTCGGGCTGTCAACATCGAACAGGAATTTCAAAGGAAGGCAGGGAAGCCCAGATGCCTTTGTGTATCTCTCATCCCCGGCAACTGCGGCGGCGAGCGCGCTTTACGGAGAGATCAAAGACCCTAGGACAGTTTGA
- a CDS encoding ABC transporter ATP-binding protein, with protein MGRLILEKVSKRFNNFLAVDDLNFEVRDGEFVCLLGPSGCGKTTILRMAAGLDSPTEGEMHLDGKKIVGANKDCGFVFQEYALFPWRTARGNIEFGPQVKGLSKDECEQISRHYIDLVGLNGFENHYPHELSGGMKQRVGIARAYANKPKLLLMDEPFGALDAQTRNIMQGELLRIWENEHISVLFVTHSVDEAVYLADRVIVLSARPGMVKEIFDISLPRPRIRTGMEANIMRDLILKSLGAEISRAIAINPP; from the coding sequence ATGGGTAGATTGATATTGGAAAAGGTATCCAAGAGGTTCAATAATTTCCTTGCGGTTGATGATCTGAATTTTGAGGTCAGGGATGGAGAGTTCGTATGCCTCCTGGGTCCAAGCGGATGCGGCAAAACCACGATCCTGCGAATGGCTGCAGGACTTGATTCCCCGACTGAAGGAGAGATGCATCTCGATGGGAAAAAAATCGTGGGCGCCAATAAGGACTGCGGTTTCGTGTTCCAGGAATATGCGCTTTTCCCATGGAGGACGGCAAGAGGTAATATCGAGTTCGGGCCGCAGGTGAAAGGATTATCAAAAGATGAATGTGAGCAGATTTCACGGCATTATATAGACCTTGTAGGGTTGAATGGGTTTGAGAATCATTATCCTCATGAACTTTCAGGAGGAATGAAACAGAGGGTAGGAATAGCGCGGGCGTATGCAAATAAACCCAAGCTCTTATTGATGGATGAACCTTTTGGGGCTCTCGATGCCCAGACAAGGAATATCATGCAGGGGGAGCTTCTCAGGATATGGGAGAACGAGCACATAAGCGTACTGTTCGTAACGCACAGCGTTGACGAAGCGGTTTACCTTGCCGACAGGGTGATAGTGCTGTCGGCCCGCCCCGGCATGGTAAAGGAGATTTTTGATATCTCTCTTCCTCGTCCAAGAATACGGACAGGCATGGAAGCCAATATCATGCGTGATCTTATACTCAAATCGCTTGGCGCGGAAATAAGCAGGGCTATTGCGATAAATCCGCCGTAA
- a CDS encoding ABC transporter substrate-binding protein produces the protein MKSSLMILLFLILAVFTAGCVESNKVQEQPINLVKMGGQDVVQRLGTGEIAGFIYWEPYPSIAITKGYGKALLYSGNIWAGHPCCVVAYNYNWHKNTKNADEILKRVALIQLRSVDYINKAKSPASPDHEELINFSMEFGGLTDRKAANMSINDVEFVYRNDIPGDTDFIKRIQDFGIFDPAKWNQSGYKNASDYANSLVASQYVEWAEQNKNTNLTDIALKEPVTIRYGYLINDIHELPFYVAWKKGWYKDAGINITLAEGAPFQNGAFEMQKGFKAGTVDVGSLGIPPVIIHRINSNDFTIDDARVGVIAGMNDEGSVIVVANNITSMKDLRGKTVGYPGPGTIQHVLFLMAADKEGIKVAT, from the coding sequence ATGAAAAGTTCATTAATGATCCTACTTTTCCTTATTCTGGCAGTGTTCACAGCCGGATGCGTTGAAAGTAATAAAGTCCAGGAACAGCCCATCAACCTCGTGAAAATGGGCGGACAGGATGTGGTGCAGCGATTGGGGACCGGTGAAATTGCAGGGTTCATATACTGGGAACCCTACCCCTCGATAGCTATAACCAAAGGATACGGGAAAGCCCTGTTATACTCAGGCAACATATGGGCAGGACATCCCTGCTGTGTAGTCGCATACAATTATAACTGGCATAAGAACACGAAAAATGCAGATGAGATACTCAAAAGGGTCGCACTGATACAACTGAGATCGGTAGATTATATCAATAAAGCTAAGAGCCCGGCTTCGCCGGACCATGAGGAATTGATAAACTTTTCAATGGAATTCGGAGGGCTCACAGACCGCAAGGCTGCGAACATGAGCATCAACGATGTGGAATTCGTGTACAGGAACGATATACCGGGAGATACCGACTTTATCAAGAGGATACAGGATTTTGGTATTTTTGATCCGGCAAAATGGAACCAGTCAGGATATAAGAACGCATCCGATTACGCAAATTCACTGGTTGCCAGCCAGTATGTTGAATGGGCAGAACAGAATAAAAATACGAATCTCACCGATATAGCACTGAAAGAGCCGGTCACTATCCGTTACGGCTATCTCATCAATGATATTCATGAATTGCCTTTCTACGTGGCCTGGAAGAAAGGCTGGTATAAGGATGCAGGAATAAATATAACTCTTGCAGAAGGAGCCCCTTTCCAGAATGGAGCATTCGAGATGCAGAAAGGCTTTAAAGCCGGCACAGTGGATGTTGGCAGCCTGGGCATACCACCGGTCATCATTCACAGGATAAACAGCAATGATTTCACCATAGACGATGCCCGCGTGGGCGTGATAGCCGGTATGAACGACGAAGGTTCGGTGATCGTGGTAGCCAATAATATTACATCAATGAAAGATCTGAGGGGAAAGACCGTTGGATACCCGGGGCCGGGTACGATCCAGCATGTTCTTTTCCTGATGGCGGCTGATAAAGAAGGAATTAAGGTAGCTACCTGA
- the radB gene encoding DNA repair and recombination protein RadB yields the protein MNNIKKMERIPCGCKCVDELLGGGFESGIVTQLYGASGTGKTNICIQLAIETVKSGKKVIFIDTEGFSAERFRQIAGDDAKKIAGDIIIYEPASLDQQYSAIVDLEKIINEKIGLIILDSAALFYRLGLTTDDSNEENVAIRRELVNQIGLLHGIARKYGVAVVITNQVYKDVTSGELLPIGGNALEHLSKAIILLERSGTSKRRATLRKHRSRSEGTYCDFLLTETGAQ from the coding sequence GTGAATAACATAAAAAAAATGGAGAGAATTCCCTGCGGATGCAAATGCGTTGACGAGCTTCTTGGCGGGGGATTTGAGAGCGGGATAGTCACGCAGTTGTATGGCGCTTCGGGCACAGGCAAGACCAATATCTGCATACAGCTAGCAATCGAAACTGTAAAGAGCGGAAAAAAGGTCATTTTCATAGATACGGAAGGTTTTTCTGCGGAACGGTTCAGGCAGATAGCCGGGGATGATGCAAAAAAGATAGCTGGCGACATAATCATATACGAACCCGCAAGTCTCGACCAGCAATACTCGGCTATTGTTGATCTTGAAAAAATAATCAATGAGAAGATAGGGTTGATCATTCTGGACTCTGCTGCTCTTTTCTACAGGTTGGGATTGACAACTGACGACTCAAATGAAGAAAATGTGGCAATTCGACGCGAGCTTGTGAACCAGATTGGACTGCTCCATGGGATAGCCAGAAAATACGGGGTAGCTGTTGTGATCACGAACCAGGTCTACAAGGATGTTACCTCGGGTGAACTCCTGCCTATCGGAGGTAACGCATTAGAGCATCTTTCAAAGGCTATTATCCTGCTTGAAAGATCAGGAACGTCAAAGAGAAGAGCAACACTGCGAAAGCACAGGTCAAGAAGTGAGGGCACTTATTGCGATTTCCTGCTGACCGAGACGGGTGCGCAATAA
- a CDS encoding aminopeptidase — MIQQGALKVMECYGVKREESVLIIVDTLTPESIATSLFEAAKTLGCEVMLMKMLPRTRHGEEPPVVIGEAMKNADVVIAPTTFSLTHTQAKINACKAGARIASMPGITEKMMIEGGITADYNQINDIAIGLNKQLENARKVRVVTESGTDIVFNVEGCTWMMDTGLCKEKGCHSNLPAGELYIAPKDANGVFVVDGSMSGLGILDSPLEISVNNRYVTDIRGKYAEKLNAILDPVGKKGRNIAEFGIGINPQARLIGNVLEDEKVGGTVHIAMEDNSTFGGDVIAGIHLDGIILKPLVFVDGEKFILS; from the coding sequence ATGATACAACAAGGCGCACTTAAGGTAATGGAATGCTATGGCGTAAAAAGAGAGGAGAGCGTCCTGATCATAGTGGATACATTAACCCCGGAATCTATAGCCACAAGCCTTTTCGAAGCTGCTAAAACTCTCGGCTGCGAGGTTATGCTCATGAAAATGCTTCCAAGGACCCGCCACGGGGAAGAGCCGCCTGTTGTTATCGGAGAAGCCATGAAGAATGCTGATGTGGTGATCGCCCCAACCACCTTTTCTCTCACCCACACCCAGGCTAAGATCAATGCCTGTAAGGCGGGTGCGAGGATCGCTTCAATGCCTGGAATAACGGAGAAAATGATGATAGAAGGAGGAATCACAGCAGATTATAACCAGATAAACGATATAGCAATTGGATTGAATAAGCAGCTTGAAAATGCCCGAAAGGTAAGGGTTGTTACCGAATCGGGCACGGATATTGTATTTAACGTAGAGGGATGCACCTGGATGATGGACACGGGCTTGTGCAAGGAAAAAGGATGCCATAGCAATCTTCCTGCCGGGGAGCTCTATATCGCCCCAAAGGATGCGAATGGCGTTTTTGTGGTCGATGGTTCCATGAGCGGCCTTGGCATCCTTGATTCACCTCTTGAAATTTCGGTCAACAACAGGTATGTGACGGATATCAGAGGTAAGTATGCAGAAAAATTGAACGCTATCCTTGATCCAGTAGGGAAAAAAGGACGCAATATAGCTGAATTCGGCATAGGTATCAACCCGCAAGCGCGTCTTATCGGCAATGTGCTTGAGGATGAAAAGGTGGGTGGTACCGTGCATATTGCCATGGAGGATAACAGTACATTTGGCGGAGATGTGATCGCCGGAATACATCTTGATGGCATAATCCTGAAACCCCTTGTTTTCGTGGATGGCGAAAAATTTATTTTAAGTTAA
- a CDS encoding AAA family ATPase encodes MIKIAISGKGGVGKTTLSGTLARLLAGKGYDVLAIDADPSMNLASALGIKNPPLPLTEFKELIDERAGGPAGVFKLNPMVDDIVSRFGVIGPDNVKLLVLGTIERGGSGCMCPASSFLKALLRHVILKMNSVVILDMEAGVEHLGRGTTKGIDMMIIVVEPGARSIETAGRIVELARQIDIKKFGIVINKAGKEVKDIEDKLDKYGIPVLGVIPYDSTLIQSDMENIAPIEQGGAAVEAIKDICERILLKKE; translated from the coding sequence ATGATCAAGATAGCAATCTCAGGAAAAGGGGGCGTCGGGAAGACCACGCTTTCGGGCACGCTTGCACGATTACTTGCAGGAAAAGGGTACGATGTGCTTGCCATTGACGCCGACCCCAGCATGAACCTTGCCTCTGCGCTCGGAATAAAAAATCCGCCTTTGCCCCTGACCGAATTCAAGGAACTCATAGATGAGCGAGCTGGAGGCCCTGCAGGGGTATTCAAATTAAATCCGATGGTGGACGACATAGTGTCGAGATTCGGGGTAATCGGGCCTGATAATGTAAAACTTCTTGTACTTGGCACGATCGAAAGAGGTGGGAGCGGATGTATGTGCCCCGCCAGCTCTTTTTTAAAGGCCCTTCTTCGACATGTGATCCTGAAAATGAACAGCGTGGTGATCCTGGATATGGAGGCTGGTGTCGAGCATCTCGGGCGAGGTACCACGAAAGGGATAGATATGATGATCATAGTGGTGGAACCCGGGGCAAGATCGATAGAGACCGCCGGAAGGATAGTGGAACTTGCAAGGCAGATCGATATCAAAAAATTCGGGATTGTCATAAATAAAGCAGGAAAAGAAGTAAAAGATATCGAAGACAAGCTTGATAAATATGGTATTCCGGTACTGGGTGTCATTCCATACGATAGTACTCTTATCCAATCCGATATGGAAAATATTGCGCCGATAGAGCAAGGCGGGGCAGCAGTCGAGGCAATAAAGGATATATGTGAAAGGATATTACTGAAAAAGGAGTGA
- a CDS encoding metallophosphoesterase, with protein MKLLALSDFHGDYSHVGALRNKAGDIDAVLIAGDLTDFGPDEDALELLKMFKEPVLAVPGNCDNPSILKILEENAINLHNSSHNFGDLTFIGLGGSNPTPFNTPFELSEKKIGECIGTLLSRLKGNNRVILVSHAPPLNTTDKLPVGNVGCETLARFLGRFDLVVCGHIHEARGSVNVNGTLVVNPGQASKGQGAVITIDDIIDVDFIDAL; from the coding sequence ATGAAACTTCTGGCACTATCAGACTTTCACGGCGATTATTCTCATGTCGGAGCTCTTCGCAACAAGGCCGGGGATATTGATGCCGTGCTTATCGCAGGCGACTTAACGGATTTCGGACCGGATGAGGATGCGCTTGAACTGTTGAAAATGTTCAAGGAACCGGTTTTAGCAGTGCCCGGGAACTGCGACAACCCCTCAATCCTAAAAATCCTGGAAGAGAATGCCATAAACCTCCATAATTCAAGCCACAATTTTGGCGATTTGACTTTTATCGGTCTGGGCGGCTCAAATCCTACGCCTTTTAATACGCCTTTTGAACTCTCCGAAAAGAAAATTGGCGAATGCATAGGCACATTATTGAGCAGATTAAAAGGAAACAACAGGGTTATTCTGGTGTCACATGCCCCTCCGCTAAATACAACAGATAAATTGCCTGTCGGAAATGTTGGCTGTGAAACATTAGCGAGGTTCCTGGGAAGATTTGACCTCGTAGTTTGCGGACATATCCATGAAGCCCGAGGGTCAGTTAATGTGAACGGGACGCTTGTCGTGAATCCGGGGCAAGCCTCAAAAGGGCAGGGTGCCGTAATAACGATAGATGATATTATAGACGTAGATTTTATTGATGCATTATGA